TATATTTAATTAAACCATCTCTTTTTACTCTAACCTCTTTATTATTTACTCTATCAAAAGATATAGGATTATTAACTTTCCTAATTATTATAAATGCAATAAGCAATACAAATAATAAACTTATATAACATACAATTTTATATTGAGAATAAAACCATGTAAATACAGAATAAACTGTAGCTATTAAAAAAAACTTTGACATAATAAAATTTTTAAGATTATTGAAAATTTTATTTCTATATTCTTTAATAACATTATCTCCATATTTACTTCTTCTAGCATCAATTTCATCAGATGAAAGTCCTGTAGAAATTGTAGTATCCAAATTTCTTAACACTTCATCCCATCGTAAGCTATGCATATATCATCCCCCTTGTTAATCCAATGTGTATTATGGCACATACACTTTATCTTTAATTGTTTCAAAAGTCTTTTCTCCAATCCTTGCACCAATTGTTTTTAATTCATCAATGTTTTTATATGGTCCATTTTCTTCTCTATATTCTACTATTTTTGAAGCTCTAACCTCACCTATACCATCAATAGATTTTAACTCTTCAACAGTAGCTTTATTTATATTAATACATCCATCTTTTCTGATACTGCTATTTACTACACTATCTATAGTAGCATCAACTTCGCTTTCTCCAACTGAATATACATATATATAGTCTTCATCATTTAGCTTTTGAGCCAAATTTATATCTTTACTTTCTGCATTATCTAAAAATCCGCCTGCTACCTGTACTAAATCTTTTATTCTTGAACCTTCCATAAGTTTATATACATTAGGTTTCACTACAGCTCCACCTATATACACAAATATTTCTTCTTCCTTATTTTTTTCCGTATAGCTATCTTCAGAATCTTCTTTTATTTCTGTTTCTTTACTATACTTCTTAAAAGCATCTTCTTCATCATTTATACTACTATTAAAATTACTAAATATAAGTAAAAATCCTAATAAACATATCACTACTATTATTAAAATCTTATATTTATTAAAAAATTCTTTCATAAAACCACTCCTTATTCTAAGTAATATCCATAAAAAGTGATTTTAATCATCATTTTCTACTTAAGCTTATTTAATAAATTATTCATATCATCAGGAATTGGCGCTATAAATTCCATTCTTTCACCAGTCTTCGGATGATTAAATCTTAATTTATACGCATGTAAACTTTGCCTATCTATAAATTCTTTTTCTTCTTTTCCATATAAGTTATCTCCAAATATTGGATATTCATAATAAGCTAAATGAACTCTTATTTGATGAGTTCTACCCGTCTCTAGCTTTAACTCTATATATGTGGCATCATTCAATTCCTCAATGACTTTATAATGAGTAATACTTCTTTGTCCTCTATCATCAATAATACGTCTTGGCTTTGATTCTTCTGAAGCGTATATAGGTAAGTTTATTGTACCTTCACTATACTTCATCTTATTGTGACATATAGCCCTATAAATCTTATCAACGTGTCCTTCTGTCATATCTCTTTGAAGAGCCATATGAGAAAATTGATTTTTTGCTATAATTATAAGACCTGATGTATTCATATCTAATCTAGAAACTAACCTAACTATAGAACTATCACCATTTTCTCTAAAGTGATATAACACCCCATTTGCTAAAGTACCACTTTGGTGAGACTTAGTCGGATGTACAACTAAATTAGGTGGTTTATTTATAATAATAATATCACTATCTTCATATATTATATCTAAATCCATCTTTTCAGCTTCAATATCTTGATTTTCTTCCTTTTTTAAATTTATTTCAATTTTATCTCCTGCTTTTAAAATATATGATAACTTTACTATTTCACCATTAACTAGAATATTTTTATTTAGCGCCGCACTCCTACAAAATCTCGAAGATAAATTACATTTATACTTTAAATAATTTCTAATTTTTTCTCCATTATCTACTTCATCTACTATATAACTTATAAAGTTGCTCATTTTTCCTCCTTAAAAAAAGTCTGTGCTAAGAACTTTTATATTCTAACACAGACCAGTTTTTATTTCTATTCTGTAACTAATGCAATAACCTCTATTTCAATTGGAGCATTTTTAGGCAATTTAGCCACTTGAACACATGATCTTGCTGGCTGTTTTACTGCAAAATACTTTGAATATATTTCATTCATATCTTCAAAATCTTCCATATCTCTTAAAAATACCATTGTTTTTACAACTTTATCAAAAGATGTACCTGCTTCATCTAAAATTGCTTTTATATTTTCTAAACATTGAACAGTAGCCTTCTTTATATCATATTTAACTAACTCACCAGTACTTGGTATTAATGGTAATTGACCTGATGTAAATACTAAATTCCCTACTCTTATAGCTTGTGAATATGGTCCTATTGCTGCTGGTGCATTAATAGTGCTTATTATTTCCTTTTCCATTTTATTTCCCCCTTGATATTCATTTTATATATAAATATATTATACATCAAATACTATTTTATTAGTATATATTAAGATATTATATATCTTAATAATGATATTTATCAACCTTTTTTATAATCTATGATTTCACTGCTACAAATCTCACTTATTAGCATTTGAAACATACTAGTAACTACTATTACTAGAATTAGTACTAGTACTACTATTACTACTAGTATCTATAACTTTTTCTTTAAGAGTATAATTATTTATTATATCAATACTATTATTACCTAAAGTTACTACTATATCATATTTCGTATCTTCTGATTTTTCATTATGATTTATAACATTTGTCAAGAAATCATCTTTTATAACATTATCATACTTTTCATCTATTCCATAAACATCTAAAGAAGTATTTTCTACAACTTCTTCAGAATTATTTTCTATATTAACATTGTACTTATTATATGAATAATCATTAACTAATATAGTTTTAAGCTTATCTCCTATACCTGAATCTGAAGATTTATTTATAATCTTCACATTCTTATCATACCTACTAAAAAATTGTTTTCCATTTAAAGCTTGTAAAATATCTCTATTCCATTCTGGATAATATATGAAATAAGATGCTTCTCCTGGCTCCCATGGAGGTGTATCCCCTCTAAGTGTAGCAAATTCAACTTTATCAACACCCAACTTTGCAAAATTCAATGCATATTTCAATATATAGTCTCCATCCATATTAGTATATAGAACATTGCTAAGAGACTGTAATAATACTGGTATTTTAGTAACTATGCTTGGAGATGCTACTTTTTCAATAAAAGCTTTAATAAATACAACTTGATTATCAATTCTACCTAAATCTCCGCCATCTTTTTCATTGGCTATTCCTTCATTATTTTTTCTCCATCTAAAAAACTCTTCTGCCTTTTGTCCATCTAAAGTCACTACATCACCTTTTGTGAAGTTAATATGTAGATCTTGAACTGGATCATCGTATATCATAGTTTGAGGTATCGTAACAGTTACCCCACCTATAGCATCAATCATTTCATGAAATCCACTATAATCTATTTTCATATAGTAATTAATATTTATTCCTAATAATTCTTCAACTGTTTCTTCTAAATCTTGTATTCCTGAGTTATGCAAATCTCCATATGCATGAACCTCTGTAATCTTAATATAACAATTCTGTCTTTTACTATATACCTTGGTATCTCTAGGTATAGAAATCACTGTCATCTGATCTAACGATGGTTCATAATGTGCAACCATAATTGTATCTGTTCTCTGAGGATTAGATGCTGATCCACTTTCCTCACCTGGAGTTCCTATATCAACACCAGTAATAAGAATATTTACCGGATCAGTTATCTTCGGGATTTCTTCTTCTTTCTTAGTCTCAGACGATCCATATACATCACTTTTAAATATAAAACCTGAATAAAGATATGTCACTGCAGATCCAATACTACCTGTTATCACCATCATCATAACTAAGATATTTCTTAATATTCTTCCCCATTTATTATTCATTTAATACACACCTACTTTGTATTCATAATTAGATAATTCCTAGCCTCTATTGTACTTTTATGTATAATACTTCCTTTGCTTATCAAAAACTCTATTGTATTATTTATAGCTTTAATCAAAGCTTCATCAATATTTTTATCATATGCTAATACTCTAACTTCCTGAATTTTTTCAAAAGTTCTTCCTGGCTCAATATAATCAGCTAAATAAATTATTTTTTCTAGAGCTGTCATATTTCTTCTGCCTGTAGTGTGATACTTAATTGCATTTAAAATATCTTCATCATTAATATTAAATTCTTCCTTAGCTATTATAGCAGCTGCATAAGCATGCCATATAGGTTTACTATTTAAATCATCTTCAGTAAAAATCATATTCCCTTTTTCACAAATTTCTTTTAATTCATCATAACTGATATTTTTGGCACAATCATGAGCCAATGCTGCAATCTCAGCTTTTTCCTCATCTATACCATATAATAATGCTAATTTTTTCGCCTCATCTACTACCCTTATTGTATGATCATATCTATCTGAATTTAGGGTATCCTTTAATGCATTTTTTATTTTTTCTTTTAATATAAGCGTATCCCCCTTTTCATAAAGTCTAAACTTTTTTATATATTTTCTTACATATGAAGGTAATAAAAAAGAAACTTCCCTATTTTGATATATAGATTTTCTAATAAATGTAGAAGATATATCTATAACTTTATTATCAAGTAATATTATATCTGTATTGTATTTTTTTTCAATAACATCTTTATACTCCTTTAGTCTATTTACATTATTATCTGTTCTTTTAAAAACAACTAAAGTTGCATAATTCAATACTTTATCTGGATTTTTCCATTTTTCAATATTTAATAAACAATCTTCTCCGACTATAAAATACCACTCAGTATTTTTTTCTATATTTCTGAAATATTCTAAAGTTTCAAAAGTATAACTTTTATCTTCTTTTTCAATCTCATAAGTACTTAAAGATAATTTATCATATTTATCTATTGTTCCTTTTATCATATTAACTCTATGATAATTACTAGTTATATTTTTTTTATGAGGAGGATTTCCTGTAGGCACAAATATCACTTCATCTAAATCAAGCAGATACAATGCTTCAAAAGCTATATTTAAATGTCCTATATGCAACGGATCAAAAGTTCCTCCAAATATAGCTTTTTTCATATTAATCACTCCTCACTAAAACAAATTCCTCTATATTATGGCAATTCAATTACAGGTTTCTTTGAACTTTTCTTATAAAGTACTATCTTTTTCCCTATAGCTTGAACTCCATCACATTTTAATTTTTTACAAATTTCATCACTAGCTTCTCTAGCTCCATAGTCAGAATTATTTAATATAGAAATTTTAATTAACTCTCTAGCCTCTAATGCTGATTCTATAGCTTTTAACATATTATCATCTATACCACCCTTACCAATTTGAAATATAGGTGTTATGTTATTAGATAATGATCTTAAATAACTTCTTTGCTTACTTGTTATCATATTGCCTCCTATAATAGATATTCAAATTCAAAATCATTCAATCTTACCATATCTCCATCTTTGATTCCCATTTCTCTAAGTTCAGTCATAATACCTTTTTTCATTAAAACCTTATGGAAATATCTTAAAGAGTCTGGATCATGAATATTAACTGCTAATAATAATCTATCTACAAAAGTACCCTCTATTATATATACTTTATTATCTTCTTCGTAATCTTCTACTCTTATTTCATAAGTAAATCTCTTTTCTTCTGGAATATACATTTCATCTTCACTTATTTCTAAATCTACAACAGGTATTTTAGATAATTCCTCAGCTGCTACTTTTATAAGTTCTTCTACACCTGACATTGTTGCCGCAGAAATCTTAAATACTTTATCATATCCCATTTCTTTAAGTTTTTCTTTGAAGTTTATAAACACTTCTTCATCATATAACATATCACTCTTATTTGCAGCTATAATTTGTGGTCTATCCCATAGCTTAATAGAATATTTTTTTAGTTCTTCATTTATTTTAATAAAGTCATCAATTGGATCTCTTCCTTCAATACCACTAATATCTACAACATGAATCAATAATCTTGTTCTTTCTATATGTCTTAAAAACTCTAGTCCTAAGCCTACACCTTCTGAAGCTCCTTCAATAATTCCTGGAATATCAGCTATAACAAAAGGATTTATTCCTGGAAGTGCCACTACTCCTAAATTAGGTTTTAATGTGGTAAAATGATAATTTGCTATTTTAGGTTTTGCTTTACTTATAGTAGATAACAAAGTAGATTTACCTACATTAGGGAATCCAAGTAGTCCAACATCCGCTAATAGTTTTAATTCTAATCTTATGAACATTTCTTCGCCTGGCATACCTGGTTCTGCAAAATGAGGTGCTTGCCTAGTTGGTGTAACAAAGTGTACATTTCCTTTTCCACCCTTACCACCTTTACATACAATACATCTATCTCCCGGGTGAGCTAAATCTGCTATTATCTTATTACTTTCTTCTTCTCTTACTACTGTTCCCATTGGCACTTTTATGATTAAGTCTTCACCTTTTCTACCAAAACATTTAGATGTTCCACCATCTTGACCTCTCTCAGCAGAATATTTTCTCTTGTATGTAAAATCTAGTAATGTTGTCATATTAGTATCTACCTCTAATACTATACTTCCACCATTACCACCATCGCCTCCATCTGGCCCTCCAAGTGGAACATACTTTTCTCTTCTGAAAGAAATTGCACCATTACCACCATCGCCTGACTTAACAAAGATCCTTGCTTTATCTATAAACAAATTAAGTCACCTCTCTTTTATTAGTATTTCTTTTAATATTATTATCTTTTACTAGTCTATTTATCACATTAGTTATTTAATCTCTTAAAGAAAAAGACATCCTAAAAGGATGCCTTTTTGTTATTCGTTAATTGCTTCTTCTACAGCGATTGGATATACGCTTGCTTTTTTCTTATCTCTACCCATTCTTTCGTATCTAACTATACCGTCAACCTTAGCAAATAAAGTGTCATCTCCACCTTTACCAACGTTTGTACCTGGGTGAATCTTAGTTCCTCTTTGTCTAACTAATATGTTACCAGCTAAAACAAATTCTCCATCAGCGCATTTAGTTCCTAATCTCTTTGATTCAGAATCTCTACCGTTCTTTGAGCTACCTACCCCTTTTTTGTGAGCAAATAACTGAAGGTCAATGATAAACATTCCACTACACCTCCTTTATATGGACATTTACATAGTCTTTATAATTTACTTCTAAACTTTTTAATGAGACTAGCATTGTTTCCATCAATACTTGACATTTTTCTATCTCTTCATCACTTAAAGAACTTAGAGATATACTCATATGTCCATCACTAAAATCATAAGGTGCATCTATCTTTAATATCTCTGTAACACCATTAATAACAGCGCCTGAAAGCACTGAAACAGCGCTACATACTATATCGCGTCCAGATTCATCGAATCCCGCATGCCCACTTATGTTGAAAGAAATTAATTTGTCACAATGCTTTTGAAAATCAATCTTAATCATAATTAAGCTTCGATTTTTTCAATAACTAATTTAGTGTAAGGTTGTCTATGACCTTGTTTCTTTCTATAATCCTTTTTAGGCTTATATTTGAAAACAATAATCTTCTTTGCCTTATCTTGAGCAACAACCTTAGCAACAACTTTAGCTCCTTCAACAACAGGCTTTCCAACCTTGATTTCTCCATCCTTGCTAACTGCAAGAACTTTGTCAAGTTCAACTGTAGAACCAACCTCTGCTTCTAATTTTTCAACAAAGATTGTGTTTCCTTCTTCAACTTTATACTGTTTTCCACCAGTAACAACAACTGCGTACATTAAATACACCTCCTCTATCCAGTCTCGCCATAAAGGTACATAAATGTTTCAACCTTTTCTGTGCGGTCTACAAACGATATTCTAACATAACTTTTATATCTTGTAAAGAATTTTACTTCGTTATTTTAAATTCTTCTAGTTTTTTTCTCATATTTTCAAAGATTATAGGTTCTACTTTATATGTATCAATTTCATTTGTATATGTGATATATATATCACACTCTATCTCCCTATACTCATCAATTAATAATTGTTTTTTATTTTCAATAACATCTTTATATGCTTTATTTATCGCAATATGAAATTTTCTAACCGTATATTCCTTCATTTGCCTTACTATTTCATTTCTCATAAGCATTTTTAAATATGAAAATTTTAAAATAGTTCCCTTACCATGACAAATAGTGCATCTTTCATCTATATATTCCAAAATAGACTTACCTTTTTTCATTCTGCTTATATGTACAATATTTAATTCATTAAAATTTACTATAGAGAATTTATTATCATCCTCATGCAAATATTTTTTTAGAATATCTATAATATTTTTTTTATATGTTTTTGAGTTCATATTTATAAAATCAATAGCTATAATTCCACTTATATTTCTAAGTAAAATTTGTCTTACTATCTCTTTTGCAGCTTCTACATTAGTATCAAAAATTGTTTTCTCTGCATTTTTA
Above is a genomic segment from Clostridium bornimense containing:
- the yhbY gene encoding ribosome assembly RNA-binding protein YhbY codes for the protein MITSKQRSYLRSLSNNITPIFQIGKGGIDDNMLKAIESALEARELIKISILNNSDYGAREASDEICKKLKCDGVQAIGKKIVLYKKSSKKPVIELP
- a CDS encoding RidA family protein; its protein translation is MEKEIISTINAPAAIGPYSQAIRVGNLVFTSGQLPLIPSTGELVKYDIKKATVQCLENIKAILDEAGTSFDKVVKTMVFLRDMEDFEDMNEIYSKYFAVKQPARSCVQVAKLPKNAPIEIEVIALVTE
- the rplU gene encoding 50S ribosomal protein L21, with the translated sequence MYAVVVTGGKQYKVEEGNTIFVEKLEAEVGSTVELDKVLAVSKDGEIKVGKPVVEGAKVVAKVVAQDKAKKIIVFKYKPKKDYRKKQGHRQPYTKLVIEKIEA
- a CDS encoding LCP family protein, whose product is MNNKWGRILRNILVMMMVITGSIGSAVTYLYSGFIFKSDVYGSSETKKEEEIPKITDPVNILITGVDIGTPGEESGSASNPQRTDTIMVAHYEPSLDQMTVISIPRDTKVYSKRQNCYIKITEVHAYGDLHNSGIQDLEETVEELLGININYYMKIDYSGFHEMIDAIGGVTVTIPQTMIYDDPVQDLHINFTKGDVVTLDGQKAEEFFRWRKNNEGIANEKDGGDLGRIDNQVVFIKAFIEKVASPSIVTKIPVLLQSLSNVLYTNMDGDYILKYALNFAKLGVDKVEFATLRGDTPPWEPGEASYFIYYPEWNRDILQALNGKQFFSRYDKNVKIINKSSDSGIGDKLKTILVNDYSYNKYNVNIENNSEEVVENTSLDVYGIDEKYDNVIKDDFLTNVINHNEKSEDTKYDIVVTLGNNSIDIINNYTLKEKVIDTSSNSSTSTNSSNSSY
- the rpmA gene encoding 50S ribosomal protein L27, with translation MFIIDLQLFAHKKGVGSSKNGRDSESKRLGTKCADGEFVLAGNILVRQRGTKIHPGTNVGKGGDDTLFAKVDGIVRYERMGRDKKKASVYPIAVEEAINE
- the nadD gene encoding nicotinate-nucleotide adenylyltransferase, which encodes MKKAIFGGTFDPLHIGHLNIAFEALYLLDLDEVIFVPTGNPPHKKNITSNYHRVNMIKGTIDKYDKLSLSTYEIEKEDKSYTFETLEYFRNIEKNTEWYFIVGEDCLLNIEKWKNPDKVLNYATLVVFKRTDNNVNRLKEYKDVIEKKYNTDIILLDNKVIDISSTFIRKSIYQNREVSFLLPSYVRKYIKKFRLYEKGDTLILKEKIKNALKDTLNSDRYDHTIRVVDEAKKLALLYGIDEEKAEIAALAHDCAKNISYDELKEICEKGNMIFTEDDLNSKPIWHAYAAAIIAKEEFNINDEDILNAIKYHTTGRRNMTALEKIIYLADYIEPGRTFEKIQEVRVLAYDKNIDEALIKAINNTIEFLISKGSIIHKSTIEARNYLIMNTK
- a CDS encoding RluA family pseudouridine synthase, producing MSNFISYIVDEVDNGEKIRNYLKYKCNLSSRFCRSAALNKNILVNGEIVKLSYILKAGDKIEINLKKEENQDIEAEKMDLDIIYEDSDIIIINKPPNLVVHPTKSHQSGTLANGVLYHFRENGDSSIVRLVSRLDMNTSGLIIIAKNQFSHMALQRDMTEGHVDKIYRAICHNKMKYSEGTINLPIYASEESKPRRIIDDRGQRSITHYKVIEELNDATYIELKLETGRTHQIRVHLAYYEYPIFGDNLYGKEEKEFIDRQSLHAYKLRFNHPKTGERMEFIAPIPDDMNNLLNKLK
- a CDS encoding helix-hairpin-helix domain-containing protein, giving the protein MKEFFNKYKILIIVVICLLGFLLIFSNFNSSINDEEDAFKKYSKETEIKEDSEDSYTEKNKEEEIFVYIGGAVVKPNVYKLMEGSRIKDLVQVAGGFLDNAESKDINLAQKLNDEDYIYVYSVGESEVDATIDSVVNSSIRKDGCININKATVEELKSIDGIGEVRASKIVEYREENGPYKNIDELKTIGARIGEKTFETIKDKVYVP
- the obgE gene encoding GTPase ObgE, translating into MFIDKARIFVKSGDGGNGAISFRREKYVPLGGPDGGDGGNGGSIVLEVDTNMTTLLDFTYKRKYSAERGQDGGTSKCFGRKGEDLIIKVPMGTVVREEESNKIIADLAHPGDRCIVCKGGKGGKGNVHFVTPTRQAPHFAEPGMPGEEMFIRLELKLLADVGLLGFPNVGKSTLLSTISKAKPKIANYHFTTLKPNLGVVALPGINPFVIADIPGIIEGASEGVGLGLEFLRHIERTRLLIHVVDISGIEGRDPIDDFIKINEELKKYSIKLWDRPQIIAANKSDMLYDEEVFINFKEKLKEMGYDKVFKISAATMSGVEELIKVAAEELSKIPVVDLEISEDEMYIPEEKRFTYEIRVEDYEEDNKVYIIEGTFVDRLLLAVNIHDPDSLRYFHKVLMKKGIMTELREMGIKDGDMVRLNDFEFEYLL
- a CDS encoding ribosomal-processing cysteine protease Prp produces the protein MIKIDFQKHCDKLISFNISGHAGFDESGRDIVCSAVSVLSGAVINGVTEILKIDAPYDFSDGHMSISLSSLSDEEIEKCQVLMETMLVSLKSLEVNYKDYVNVHIKEV